A genome region from Pseudomonas sp. S06B 330 includes the following:
- the aspT gene encoding aspartate-alanine antiporter — MIDFVLHALRSNPEIAVFLAIASGVLIGRIQLGSFHLGSVAGALLMGLIIGQIGLEVPQTLKSVFFVLFIYAVGFKSGPEFFSCLNRSSLKLVLFSVVLCATALGAILMMNAVYHFDAGFTAGLGAGALTDTAIMGTASSAIAQLPLDDAAKNQLYSHMAIAYAITYLFGTIGLIVFVGTIAPKLLGVDLRASARELELELGIASNEDIITIPYTRIVVRAHRVADSANGMAIAEFERRHANITIERVVRGDLVLERDTGLVLQSGDIVGVYALREDVGVLAQWLGPEIDHAQSLSFPTRSADVVLTSDTLAGKTVHEIKSALVGSERLGCFVNTITRQGLELPMLPNTVLRKGDVISLTGRTSSIVALAQQLGRIREHSYKSDIAVHSLGMVVGALVGMLSTHIGMIPIELGVGGGVLLVALLIGWYNSRHPEVGALPAAAQWAFSEFGLTAFGAVVGLLAGPAAISAMQSQGVALLISGVVVTLLPPLVSLYFGRYVLRLHPMVLFGALAGAQTEAASMNKIIEQSGSNTPVIGFTVCYAISNVLLAVCGPIIVYVAS, encoded by the coding sequence ATGATCGACTTCGTGCTTCATGCGTTGCGCTCCAACCCCGAGATTGCGGTGTTCCTGGCCATTGCCTCGGGGGTGCTGATCGGCCGGATTCAGCTGGGCAGTTTCCATTTGGGCTCGGTAGCCGGGGCCTTGCTGATGGGCTTGATCATTGGCCAGATCGGCCTTGAGGTGCCGCAAACGCTCAAGTCAGTGTTTTTTGTGCTGTTCATCTATGCCGTTGGCTTCAAAAGCGGCCCAGAGTTCTTCAGTTGCCTGAACCGCAGCAGCCTGAAGCTGGTGCTGTTTTCGGTGGTGCTGTGTGCCACGGCGTTGGGCGCGATCTTGATGATGAACGCGGTGTATCACTTCGATGCAGGCTTTACTGCAGGATTAGGCGCGGGCGCCCTGACGGATACCGCAATCATGGGGACTGCGAGCAGCGCCATCGCCCAGTTGCCCCTTGATGATGCGGCCAAGAATCAGCTCTACAGTCATATGGCAATTGCCTATGCCATCACCTACCTGTTCGGCACCATTGGCCTGATTGTGTTCGTTGGCACCATTGCGCCGAAGCTGTTGGGTGTGGACTTGCGCGCATCTGCCCGTGAGTTGGAACTGGAGTTAGGCATCGCCAGCAACGAAGACATCATCACTATTCCCTATACCCGCATCGTGGTGCGTGCCCATCGCGTGGCAGACAGCGCCAATGGCATGGCGATCGCCGAGTTTGAGCGCCGTCACGCCAACATCACCATCGAGCGTGTGGTACGCGGCGACCTGGTTCTTGAACGTGACACTGGTTTAGTCCTGCAAAGCGGCGATATCGTCGGCGTCTATGCCCTGCGGGAAGACGTTGGCGTGCTGGCGCAATGGCTTGGCCCGGAGATCGACCACGCGCAATCGCTGTCGTTTCCCACTCGCAGCGCCGACGTGGTGCTGACCAGCGACACCTTGGCCGGTAAGACGGTGCATGAAATCAAGTCCGCACTGGTGGGCTCGGAGCGTTTGGGGTGCTTTGTCAACACCATCACCCGCCAGGGGCTGGAGTTGCCGATGCTGCCCAACACCGTGCTGCGCAAAGGGGATGTCATCTCACTGACCGGGCGCACCTCAAGCATTGTCGCGCTGGCGCAACAACTGGGGCGTATTCGCGAGCACAGTTACAAAAGCGATATTGCCGTGCACAGCCTGGGCATGGTCGTTGGTGCGCTGGTCGGCATGCTATCGACGCATATCGGCATGATTCCCATCGAGCTGGGTGTGGGCGGTGGAGTGTTGTTGGTTGCGCTGTTGATTGGCTGGTACAACTCCCGCCACCCAGAGGTAGGCGCCTTGCCGGCCGCGGCGCAGTGGGCGTTTTCAGAGTTCGGGCTTACTGCCTTCGGTGCCGTGGTGGGCCTGCTGGCAGGTCCCGCCGCTATCAGCGCGATGCAGAGCCAAGGGGTTGCCTTGCTGATTTCCGGGGTGGTGGTGACCTTGTTGCCACCGCTGGTGTCGCTGTATTTCGGGCGTTATGTTCTGCGCTTGCACCCGATGGTGCTGTTCGGCGCGCTGGCCGGGGCCCAGACCGAGGCGGCGTCGATGAACAAGATCATTGAACAATCCGGGAGCAACACGCCTGTGATTGGGTTCACCGTTTGCTACGCCATTTCCAATGTGCTGCTGGCGGTGTGCGGGCCAATCATCGTTTATGTAGCGAGTTGA
- a CDS encoding mechanosensitive ion channel family protein, with amino-acid sequence MESWVKRWYVRVFFLLWAAFHFPVFAAQDSPEVTAPPAELKIANRSIITFQATLLGETPAARAQRAQTVINETLDGTEDPLVRLDTIQDSYLVLIGERRAFIVTPKDAGQDLSVAEAAAQAGQHLEKVVNESQQARSVRFLVTAGGLSAVATLLYIALVRLAGFVRRKLLSWLPKRIRRHHDVLKVGETPLLDSSNLFPLIRRLLALLYWSIVLLLTYEWLTFVLQRFPYTRPWGESLDHYLLELLRYVLDAIVSAIPGLVIALMIFFIARGISAFSKRVLERLAKPGTITWLNHETLQPTTRLTSLAIWLFALAMAYPYLPGAGTEAFKGLSVLIGLMISLGASSVVGQAAAGLILTYTRTLRPGEFVRIGEHEGTVTELGMFTTSIRTGLGEVLTIPNSMITGAVTKNYSRVVQGAGYVVDTVVTIGYDTPWRQVEAMLLEAAQRTAGILQTPSPQVFQTALSDFYPEYRLVAQAVPSEPRPRAELLTLLHANIQDVFNEYGVQIMSPHYLGDPEQEKRVPKERWFTAPAQAPSEKGVEQ; translated from the coding sequence ATGGAGAGTTGGGTGAAGCGCTGGTATGTGCGCGTTTTTTTCCTGTTGTGGGCTGCTTTTCACTTCCCTGTGTTTGCCGCGCAAGATTCGCCGGAGGTGACGGCCCCACCGGCCGAGCTGAAGATTGCCAATCGCAGCATTATTACCTTTCAGGCCACTTTGCTCGGCGAAACCCCCGCCGCACGTGCCCAACGTGCGCAGACGGTGATCAACGAAACCCTCGACGGTACTGAAGATCCCTTGGTGCGCCTGGATACCATTCAAGACAGCTACCTGGTGCTGATCGGCGAACGCCGAGCGTTCATCGTAACGCCCAAGGATGCAGGCCAAGACCTCTCAGTTGCCGAGGCTGCAGCGCAAGCCGGCCAGCACCTGGAAAAGGTCGTGAATGAGTCCCAACAAGCTCGCAGCGTGCGATTTCTGGTCACCGCAGGGGGGCTGAGTGCGGTGGCCACGTTGCTGTATATCGCTTTGGTGCGCCTGGCAGGCTTTGTCCGGCGCAAACTGCTGTCCTGGCTGCCCAAGCGCATACGGCGACACCACGATGTGCTTAAAGTCGGCGAAACCCCGCTGCTGGACAGCAGCAACCTGTTTCCGCTGATCAGGCGTTTGCTGGCGTTGTTGTACTGGTCGATTGTGTTGCTTCTCACCTATGAATGGCTGACCTTCGTCTTGCAGCGCTTTCCTTATACCCGGCCCTGGGGGGAAAGCCTCGATCATTACTTGCTGGAACTGTTGCGCTACGTCCTTGATGCCATCGTCAGCGCCATACCGGGGTTGGTCATTGCCCTGATGATCTTCTTCATCGCCCGCGGCATCAGCGCTTTCAGCAAACGCGTGCTGGAGCGCTTGGCCAAGCCCGGGACCATTACCTGGCTGAACCACGAGACCCTGCAGCCGACCACCCGCCTGACCTCGTTGGCAATCTGGCTATTTGCCTTGGCAATGGCCTATCCGTACTTGCCTGGCGCTGGCACCGAGGCGTTCAAGGGGTTGTCAGTACTGATCGGTCTGATGATCTCGCTCGGCGCCTCCAGTGTTGTGGGCCAGGCCGCTGCTGGCTTGATCCTGACGTACACACGCACCTTGCGCCCCGGCGAGTTTGTGCGCATTGGTGAGCATGAAGGCACCGTGACCGAGCTGGGCATGTTCACCACCAGTATCCGTACCGGGTTGGGGGAGGTACTGACCATCCCCAATTCAATGATTACTGGCGCGGTGACCAAGAACTACTCGCGGGTGGTGCAGGGGGCCGGTTATGTGGTGGATACCGTGGTGACCATTGGCTACGACACCCCATGGCGTCAGGTCGAGGCGATGTTGCTGGAGGCTGCGCAACGCACTGCCGGGATCTTGCAGACCCCCAGCCCGCAAGTCTTTCAGACGGCGCTCTCAGACTTCTATCCGGAGTACCGCCTGGTCGCCCAGGCAGTACCCAGCGAACCACGGCCACGTGCCGAGTTGCTGACCTTGCTGCATGCCAACATTCAGGATGTGTTCAATGAGTACGGTGTGCAGATCATGTCGCCGCACTACCTGGGCGATCCCGAGCAGGAGAAACGCGTACCCAAGGAGCGTTGGTTTACCGCACCCGCGCAGGCTCCAAGCGAAAAAGGTGTCGAGCAATGA